From the Leptospira biflexa serovar Patoc strain 'Patoc 1 (Paris)' genome, one window contains:
- a CDS encoding arsenate reductase family protein, translated as MNLQIFGTKKCKDSKKAQLFFQERRIPFQFINLQEKEMSKGELRSILGSVKLDDLIDTESKVYEDKNLKYMLYDKEEALLTNPLLFKTPIVRDGKRATIGFVPEIWKQWINDSKK; from the coding sequence ATGAATCTCCAGATCTTCGGAACAAAAAAATGTAAGGATTCTAAAAAGGCCCAACTTTTTTTCCAAGAACGACGTATACCATTCCAATTCATCAACCTGCAAGAGAAGGAGATGAGCAAAGGGGAGCTCAGATCGATTCTTGGTAGTGTCAAACTGGATGACCTCATTGACACAGAATCAAAAGTTTACGAAGATAAAAATCTAAAGTATATGTTATATGATAAAGAAGAGGCACTACTAACAAACCCTCTCCTGTTTAAAACTCCCATTGTCAGAGACGGTAAAAGGGCCACAATCGGCTTTGTTCCTGAAATTTGGAAACAGTGGATCAATGATTCCAAAAAATAA
- the asd gene encoding archaetidylserine decarboxylase (Phosphatidylserine decarboxylase is synthesized as a single chain precursor. Generation of the pyruvoyl active site from a Ser is coupled to cleavage of a Gly-Ser bond between the larger (beta) and smaller (alpha chains). It is an integral membrane protein.) — METLFQNGSQFNLILGSDILSPYFYLILIASVYLSFRLGFPQIRFLFLSLKILTGNMDFKGSKGQLVHSQAFFAGIGSSLLAGSVIGTALAIAYGGIGVLFWIWVMSLLVMPIRFVSSTLAVKFRNQLPSGRYLSGPMYFIEKALRAKWLAVAFSLASLVTVLVFGGIFPFVGLTYLTKEGLSLSGLSGPISLSVILLFIVVGGVRRVGRAASILAPIGIILFIFGYVSLFSNGMISFFGFLSDVTKEAFSIKALQGGGAFGILRGLSVSLSTFFLSTETAVGKSSGIAGVVRTDYAAKQGLVSMLASFFEGFIMATLVGYVLYSYGAVNLDTIITFPGRILEQKDSISVILFVVSFLCFGILSLAGWFYSGEQNAFYVFGEKFANFFRMLFIGSTLGFSYLYVKYGIEVLSFVMHWGYVAAVITSVPLLVSLMLLGKSANFELKKYLSESGARYEIFKDIYLLFLTLLPKNLISKIFGYFSTMKLPRFMMIPILKAFAKAYKINLSEAELEIKEYASLNQFFTRALRAEARIIDSAPNAVVSPTDSKITSFGNINQSTIIQAKGIDYSVKELLGSEKFYPHFTNGKYITFYLSPQDYHRIHSPFAGQILGYYYEPGKLFPVNDLAVLNIRGLFPKNERLITFLQTEYGKIAVIKVGASNVGKIRVTYDNKIVTNNWIRFAKEHHYKDVSIMIEKGSEMGRFEMGSTVILVFENGTIDLTNIQLGDKIQYGTTVGHFKSKKTSLPVKF, encoded by the coding sequence ATGGAAACACTCTTTCAAAACGGATCTCAGTTTAATCTCATTTTAGGATCTGACATCCTAAGTCCTTATTTTTACCTCATCCTGATTGCCTCAGTTTACTTAAGCTTTCGGTTGGGATTTCCGCAGATTCGCTTCCTCTTTCTTTCCTTGAAAATCCTCACAGGGAATATGGATTTTAAAGGGTCCAAAGGGCAACTGGTCCATTCCCAAGCTTTTTTTGCGGGGATCGGATCTTCCTTACTTGCTGGATCCGTCATTGGAACCGCCCTCGCAATCGCCTATGGTGGGATTGGTGTTCTTTTTTGGATTTGGGTGATGAGCTTACTTGTGATGCCAATTCGGTTTGTTTCGTCAACGCTTGCGGTAAAATTCCGTAACCAACTCCCTAGCGGGCGTTACCTTTCGGGGCCCATGTATTTTATCGAAAAGGCCTTACGGGCAAAATGGCTCGCCGTTGCCTTTTCATTGGCCAGTCTTGTCACCGTTTTGGTATTTGGTGGGATTTTTCCATTTGTTGGACTCACATATTTGACAAAAGAAGGACTGAGTTTATCGGGTTTGTCTGGTCCGATCTCCCTTTCTGTCATATTATTATTCATTGTTGTGGGCGGCGTTAGGCGAGTGGGTAGGGCTGCGAGTATCCTTGCCCCTATTGGGATTATTCTTTTTATATTTGGTTACGTTTCTCTTTTTTCGAATGGTATGATTTCCTTTTTTGGATTTTTGTCTGATGTCACAAAAGAAGCGTTTTCCATCAAAGCATTGCAAGGTGGTGGAGCTTTTGGGATCCTCCGTGGACTTTCGGTTTCGCTCAGTACATTCTTTTTGTCTACAGAAACCGCAGTAGGAAAGTCTTCAGGGATAGCAGGAGTTGTGAGAACTGATTACGCCGCAAAACAAGGATTAGTGAGTATGCTCGCATCTTTTTTTGAGGGATTTATCATGGCAACCTTGGTGGGATATGTATTGTATTCCTATGGGGCCGTTAATTTGGATACCATCATAACTTTCCCTGGTCGGATTTTGGAGCAAAAGGATTCCATTTCTGTGATCCTTTTTGTTGTATCGTTTCTATGTTTTGGGATCCTTAGTCTTGCTGGTTGGTTTTATAGTGGTGAACAAAACGCATTTTATGTGTTTGGTGAGAAGTTTGCCAATTTTTTTAGAATGTTATTCATCGGATCTACGCTTGGTTTTTCCTATTTATATGTAAAATATGGAATCGAAGTTTTATCCTTTGTGATGCATTGGGGTTATGTGGCAGCTGTCATTACGAGCGTGCCCCTCCTTGTTTCCTTAATGTTACTCGGAAAATCCGCTAATTTTGAATTAAAAAAATACCTCTCCGAGTCTGGGGCAAGGTATGAAATTTTTAAAGATATTTATTTACTCTTTTTGACCTTACTTCCTAAAAACTTGATCTCTAAAATTTTCGGTTACTTTTCTACAATGAAGTTACCAAGATTTATGATGATCCCTATTTTAAAGGCTTTTGCAAAGGCATACAAAATCAATTTGAGTGAAGCGGAATTGGAAATCAAAGAATATGCTTCCCTCAATCAGTTTTTCACAAGAGCACTCCGGGCAGAAGCGCGGATCATTGACTCTGCTCCGAATGCAGTGGTGTCTCCTACGGATTCCAAAATCACAAGTTTTGGAAACATCAACCAGTCGACCATCATCCAAGCAAAAGGAATTGACTATTCCGTAAAAGAATTGTTAGGTTCTGAGAAATTTTACCCTCATTTTACTAACGGAAAATACATTACCTTTTACCTTTCGCCCCAAGACTACCACCGTATTCACAGTCCATTTGCAGGTCAAATTTTAGGTTATTATTATGAACCAGGAAAATTGTTTCCTGTAAACGATTTGGCCGTACTCAATATCCGGGGGCTCTTTCCAAAAAACGAAAGGCTTATCACCTTCTTACAAACAGAATATGGTAAAATTGCCGTGATCAAAGTGGGGGCTTCCAATGTAGGAAAAATCCGAGTGACGTATGACAATAAAATTGTCACAAACAACTGGATCCGTTTTGCCAAAGAACATCACTATAAAGATGTTTCGATCATGATTGAGAAGGGTTCAGAAATGGGCCGTTTTGAAATGGGCTCCACTGTCATCCTTGTCTTTGAAAATGGCACAATCGATTTGACAAACATCCAACTCGGAGATAAAATCCAATACGGGACAACGGTAGGACATTTTAAATCCAAAAAGACAAGTTTACCGGTCAAATTTTAA
- the fliQ gene encoding flagellar biosynthesis protein FliQ codes for MTEVDVVNMMREAFIVTLKISSPILITALVVGLIVGILQTTTSIQEPTIAFVPKLVSIFAVIVFFSAWMVRVMTDYTREIFFMIEKI; via the coding sequence ATGACAGAAGTTGACGTGGTCAATATGATGCGAGAAGCCTTCATCGTTACCTTAAAAATATCGAGTCCTATTTTGATTACAGCTCTTGTGGTTGGACTCATTGTTGGGATTTTACAGACCACAACATCCATCCAAGAACCTACCATTGCCTTTGTACCGAAACTTGTTTCCATTTTTGCCGTGATTGTCTTTTTTTCAGCATGGATGGTGCGAGTGATGACTGACTACACGAGGGAAATTTTTTTTATGATCGAAAAGATATGA
- a CDS encoding SRPBCC family protein — protein sequence MIETKVETLIHKPITEVFSYVRNMLNQTSYNKSIHSVEAINPEATEYKIKIDLGIFHLNEIYKIDEVKENKLIIASCTANGMKFTDRYEFIEDGNHCHLVISDKMELNGLFKLSEGLVKMNLKSQMNENLQSLKKNIESISL from the coding sequence ATGATCGAAACCAAAGTTGAAACGTTAATTCACAAACCCATCACTGAAGTTTTTTCCTATGTTCGAAATATGTTGAATCAAACTTCCTATAACAAAAGCATTCATTCGGTAGAAGCTATCAACCCAGAAGCAACTGAATATAAAATCAAAATTGATTTAGGAATCTTCCATTTAAATGAAATTTATAAAATCGATGAAGTGAAAGAAAACAAACTGATCATTGCAAGTTGTACTGCCAATGGAATGAAGTTTACTGATAGATATGAATTTATAGAAGATGGAAACCATTGCCATTTGGTCATTTCCGACAAAATGGAACTCAATGGCCTTTTCAAACTGAGTGAAGGCCTTGTCAAAATGAATCTCAAATCACAAATGAACGAAAATCTTCAGTCTTTGAAAAAAAATATAGAATCAATCTCTTTATAA
- a CDS encoding OmpA family protein, whose amino-acid sequence MSRFQWNKALFFIFLTYTVQYFLRPNFDLLAEEGVIFENPYQKTEKQTDVTSFTIYFAKKSNLIPKPDLVRLQTVADFLNRNRNYEIHIDAHAVEGKNNEENIMISEKRSLEVERFLLIHFVEPNQIRRLFYGNTKSPNQTKEHEALNRRVEIQLHPMN is encoded by the coding sequence ATGTCACGATTCCAGTGGAACAAAGCACTCTTCTTCATTTTTTTAACTTACACTGTTCAATATTTTCTGAGACCAAACTTCGATTTGTTGGCAGAAGAAGGAGTGATTTTTGAAAATCCATATCAAAAAACTGAAAAACAAACAGACGTTACTTCGTTTACAATTTATTTTGCAAAAAAATCGAATTTAATACCCAAACCTGACTTAGTCCGCTTACAAACGGTAGCCGATTTTCTGAATCGAAACCGAAACTATGAAATTCATATTGATGCTCATGCTGTGGAGGGAAAAAATAACGAAGAAAATATAATGATCAGCGAAAAACGATCTTTAGAGGTAGAACGTTTTTTATTGATCCACTTTGTGGAACCGAATCAAATCAGGCGTTTGTTCTATGGAAATACTAAATCTCCGAACCAAACAAAGGAACACGAAGCATTGAATCGGCGAGTTGAGATCCAATTACATCCAATGAATTAA
- a CDS encoding DUF971 domain-containing protein, translating to MMNSQLATFPKEISFDDEYLYIEWKDGHGSKYSLLDLRKKCPCATCRGGHGGKVGQATGHIESIKLISWTKVGRYAISIVWSDYHNTGIYSYDHLRAYAMGNSSAFD from the coding sequence ATGATGAATTCTCAACTTGCCACCTTTCCGAAAGAAATTTCCTTTGATGATGAGTATCTCTACATCGAGTGGAAGGATGGGCATGGTAGCAAATATTCGTTACTCGACCTACGGAAAAAATGCCCCTGCGCCACTTGTCGGGGTGGGCATGGGGGAAAAGTAGGGCAGGCGACAGGTCACATTGAGTCCATCAAACTCATTTCATGGACCAAAGTTGGCCGTTATGCCATTTCGATCGTTTGGAGCGACTACCACAACACGGGAATTTATTCCTACGACCACCTAAGGGCTTACGCGATGGGAAATTCCAGCGCCTTTGACTAG
- a CDS encoding FliO/MopB family protein, whose product MYFSIVFLFSFFPLLNPLFSQTTDTKELDQILRQELGETKSKPVGSDSGSNGNSGSNPNFDSNSNGKSANGNTSNPQANGSQSASSEGNKEEPNLIQERYAENQDDSPSATWILLKILFVLAILVGAGYYLILQMQKSKSAKYPVKGFMKVLSSLPLSATQSVQIIEVGGRTLVLGVADGSVSLLTEVTAPDEKNQIQKMKEEADPYVPNFLETVLESLQSKAQRKIRINPNQMETLEMDGAAEIQRKAKEGLERLRKHRKLLEGGET is encoded by the coding sequence ATGTACTTTTCGATTGTCTTTCTTTTTTCTTTTTTCCCGCTACTGAACCCTCTATTTTCACAAACGACAGATACAAAGGAACTGGACCAAATCCTACGCCAAGAGTTGGGTGAGACTAAATCCAAACCGGTTGGATCTGATAGTGGATCCAATGGAAATTCAGGATCCAATCCTAATTTCGATTCAAACTCAAATGGAAAATCCGCAAATGGAAATACTTCCAATCCCCAAGCAAACGGTAGTCAGTCGGCATCTTCTGAAGGAAACAAAGAAGAACCGAACCTAATCCAAGAGCGTTATGCCGAAAACCAAGATGATTCTCCGTCGGCCACTTGGATATTACTGAAAATACTATTTGTATTAGCGATTTTAGTGGGTGCAGGTTATTATTTAATTTTGCAAATGCAAAAATCCAAATCGGCAAAGTATCCAGTGAAAGGGTTTATGAAGGTATTGTCGAGTTTACCTTTGTCTGCCACACAATCGGTGCAAATCATTGAAGTGGGTGGTCGTACACTCGTGTTAGGTGTTGCCGATGGATCAGTCAGTTTACTCACAGAAGTCACTGCTCCCGATGAAAAAAACCAAATCCAAAAAATGAAAGAGGAAGCTGATCCTTACGTTCCTAATTTTTTGGAAACAGTCCTCGAGAGCCTACAGTCGAAGGCACAACGAAAAATCCGAATCAACCCCAACCAAATGGAAACTTTAGAAATGGACGGGGCAGCGGAAATCCAACGGAAAGCCAAAGAAGGATTGGAACGGCTACGCAAACACCGAAAACTTTTGGAAGGAGGAGAAACATGA
- the fliN gene encoding flagellar motor switch protein FliN: MGEGSLSQDEIDALLQGADDTFDLSSLSGASSSSSDNLSPIDRDIISDVIGSAFQVAGNTLGTILAKNTRFMNPATESSSSADIQKELGSKSVSLFSTISGSLAGRVCLVMAQENAAKIAGVMMGGMTPPGQLDNAQLQTLKDSLAPILGTVTAQIGMKLGGTMSGNPPEIALVNSGRDLQLPDDSSLVKTSLSLNIDGVGSFKVYYVIALSMANSILDIQKGGGQKPQQQSGGMNVNMQPNMGMGGGQGSVGIKGVNFPSLATAGGGPGQTNLNLLMDVQMALTVELGRTKMYIKDILGLGEGSIIELDKLAGEPVDLLVNGKLIAKGEVVVIDENFGVRVTDIVSPTDRLKGEK, translated from the coding sequence ATGGGTGAAGGTTCACTCTCACAAGACGAGATAGACGCATTACTACAAGGCGCGGATGATACATTCGACCTCTCTTCCTTAAGTGGCGCATCCAGCTCGTCATCGGACAACCTATCTCCGATTGACCGCGACATTATTTCAGATGTGATCGGCTCTGCATTCCAGGTGGCGGGGAACACACTTGGCACGATCTTGGCAAAAAACACTCGTTTTATGAACCCTGCCACGGAATCGAGCTCTTCCGCTGACATCCAAAAAGAATTAGGCTCAAAATCGGTTAGTTTGTTTTCAACAATTAGCGGTAGTTTGGCGGGGCGAGTTTGCCTTGTGATGGCCCAAGAAAATGCTGCAAAAATTGCAGGTGTGATGATGGGGGGGATGACTCCTCCAGGCCAACTCGACAACGCTCAATTACAAACACTAAAAGATTCATTAGCACCTATCCTTGGAACAGTCACTGCTCAAATTGGTATGAAACTCGGCGGAACGATGTCTGGGAATCCACCAGAGATTGCACTTGTCAATTCTGGTCGTGACTTGCAACTTCCAGATGACAGTAGTTTGGTGAAAACTTCCCTCAGTTTGAATATTGATGGAGTCGGATCCTTTAAAGTATACTATGTAATTGCATTATCCATGGCAAACTCCATCCTAGATATCCAAAAGGGCGGAGGTCAAAAACCCCAACAACAATCCGGCGGAATGAATGTCAACATGCAGCCTAACATGGGCATGGGTGGAGGACAGGGTTCTGTTGGAATCAAAGGTGTGAATTTCCCTTCTTTAGCCACTGCTGGCGGAGGGCCTGGCCAAACCAATCTCAATCTACTGATGGACGTACAAATGGCTCTGACAGTGGAGCTTGGGCGAACCAAAATGTACATCAAAGATATTTTGGGTTTGGGGGAAGGTTCCATCATTGAGCTCGATAAATTAGCCGGTGAACCTGTTGATTTACTTGTGAATGGCAAACTCATTGCAAAGGGTGAGGTTGTGGTCATCGATGAAAACTTTGGTGTTCGTGTCACCGATATCGTAAGTCCCACAGACAGACTCAAAGGCGAAAAATGA
- a CDS encoding TIGR04282 family arsenosugar biosynthesis glycosyltransferase has translation MANSIGDERALDVYQELLTFTNAITETLDVQKIVYWDEIPSIPNHFFKNGFLHSLQSRGDLGEKMGKAFQNELDPKPCQTLIIGTDCPYLTVATFEKAYKELEKSDFVIGPAKDGGYYLLGMKEFFPNVFLEIPWSTESVLPLTIKRIQDQNLTFTLLEELNDIDTVEDWKEWKQNH, from the coding sequence TTGGCTAATTCCATCGGTGATGAAAGAGCATTGGATGTATACCAAGAATTATTAACTTTTACAAATGCCATCACTGAAACTTTGGATGTGCAAAAAATCGTATATTGGGATGAAATTCCAAGTATACCAAATCACTTTTTTAAAAATGGCTTCCTACATAGTCTTCAATCAAGGGGAGATCTGGGAGAAAAAATGGGGAAAGCATTTCAAAATGAACTCGATCCGAAACCATGTCAAACTCTCATCATCGGTACTGACTGTCCTTATCTCACGGTAGCAACATTTGAGAAGGCATACAAAGAATTAGAGAAATCAGATTTTGTCATCGGACCCGCAAAAGACGGCGGGTATTATTTACTTGGGATGAAAGAATTTTTTCCGAATGTTTTTTTAGAAATTCCTTGGAGTACGGAATCTGTTTTACCTTTGACCATAAAAAGGATACAAGATCAAAACCTTACCTTTACATTATTAGAAGAATTAAATGACATTGACACGGTTGAAGATTGGAAGGAATGGAAACAAAATCATTAA
- the lpxD gene encoding UDP-3-O-(3-hydroxymyristoyl)glucosamine N-acyltransferase: MKLRELAERLEANFTGNGDLEVNGIKDLEHHSSVDPNSIYYVASKKYLNKHKKAADVKIALTIDSLASSFPNAIIIPEEGSKVKFIQVISFFERKPNHLPSISQKASIHPSAKIGKNVTIMDFVVIQENVVIGDHVVLHPNVVIESNVEVGNDTEIKSGVVVYYNCKIGKRNLIHANTVIGADGFGFYDYGGIRYKVPQIGNVVIGDDVEMGAHCTVDRAALESTTIGNFTKFDDHVHVGHNCRVGNYVYIAGATVLAGSVTIEDGCFLAGQSAVAEHLTMKKGSILLGLSGLTEDSKEKTAYFGIPARPALEMHRIHTSLPMLPEIAKEHTKRKNKEN, encoded by the coding sequence ATGAAACTAAGAGAGTTAGCTGAACGATTGGAAGCAAATTTCACTGGGAACGGTGATTTGGAAGTAAATGGAATCAAAGATTTAGAACACCACTCATCTGTTGATCCGAATAGCATCTATTATGTGGCATCTAAAAAATATTTAAATAAACATAAAAAAGCAGCTGATGTTAAAATTGCGCTAACGATTGATTCTCTTGCCTCTTCGTTTCCAAATGCCATCATCATTCCTGAAGAAGGTTCGAAAGTGAAATTCATCCAAGTGATTTCATTTTTCGAAAGAAAACCAAACCATTTACCTTCTATTTCACAAAAAGCAAGTATCCATCCTTCAGCAAAGATCGGTAAAAATGTTACCATTATGGACTTTGTCGTGATCCAAGAAAATGTTGTGATCGGTGATCATGTGGTTTTACACCCAAATGTTGTCATTGAATCGAACGTGGAAGTAGGAAATGATACTGAGATTAAATCTGGTGTTGTGGTCTACTATAATTGCAAAATCGGGAAAAGAAATTTAATCCACGCTAACACAGTCATCGGTGCCGATGGATTTGGTTTTTATGATTATGGCGGAATACGATACAAAGTCCCTCAAATTGGCAATGTCGTGATTGGAGATGATGTCGAGATGGGCGCACATTGTACGGTAGATAGAGCGGCTTTAGAATCGACAACCATCGGAAATTTTACAAAATTTGATGATCACGTACATGTTGGTCATAATTGTAGAGTGGGGAACTATGTGTACATTGCTGGAGCCACAGTGCTTGCAGGTTCTGTCACAATTGAAGATGGTTGTTTTTTGGCGGGTCAATCCGCAGTCGCAGAACACCTAACGATGAAAAAAGGATCAATTCTATTGGGACTTTCTGGTCTAACGGAAGATTCAAAAGAAAAAACAGCATATTTTGGAATTCCCGCAAGGCCAGCACTCGAGATGCATCGCATTCACACTTCCTTGCCAATGTTACCTGAAATTGCAAAGGAACACACAAAACGAAAAAACAAAGAGAATTAA
- the fliR gene encoding flagellar biosynthetic protein FliR, translated as MEAFILHFQSFLFVLVRILGLFLVAPFFSSESINFSLRMIFSFMVSLIVYPVVANYMPPVPGHMINFGIMILSEMLIGVFIGFLVSLVFSAFQMAGEFFNNQIGFGYTEILDPVTQNSLPAIGTMKNLMATALFLVIGAHRFLIETLAYSFEKIRIISFTGKVNSGLYRLVEDAIGAMFVVSFKIALPVMGILFLVSLAEGLMGKAAQQMNVMSMSFPLKVFIGTLTLIATLTFIATQMVQGIQISMDKASLLVREWPSL; from the coding sequence ATGGAAGCATTCATTTTACACTTTCAATCCTTTCTTTTTGTTTTAGTTCGAATCCTCGGACTCTTCCTCGTTGCGCCTTTTTTCTCTTCTGAATCCATCAACTTCTCGTTACGAATGATCTTTTCTTTTATGGTTTCTCTCATCGTGTATCCAGTGGTGGCAAACTATATGCCACCTGTGCCTGGTCATATGATCAATTTTGGGATTATGATTTTGTCTGAGATGCTCATTGGAGTTTTTATTGGATTTCTTGTTTCGCTTGTGTTCAGTGCTTTCCAGATGGCAGGTGAATTTTTTAATAACCAAATTGGATTTGGTTACACCGAGATCCTAGACCCCGTCACACAAAACTCACTCCCTGCCATTGGAACGATGAAAAACCTAATGGCCACAGCACTTTTCCTCGTGATTGGTGCGCACAGGTTTCTCATTGAAACACTTGCTTATTCCTTTGAAAAAATTCGCATCATATCGTTTACAGGAAAGGTCAATAGTGGGCTTTACCGATTGGTAGAAGATGCGATTGGGGCCATGTTTGTGGTTTCATTTAAAATTGCCTTACCTGTGATGGGGATTCTTTTTTTGGTATCTCTTGCGGAAGGGCTTATGGGAAAGGCGGCACAACAAATGAATGTGATGTCCATGTCCTTCCCTTTGAAAGTATTTATCGGAACTCTCACTCTCATTGCTACGTTAACTTTTATCGCCACACAGATGGTGCAAGGGATCCAAATCTCCATGGACAAGGCAAGTTTACTCGTTCGGGAGTGGCCTAGTTTATGA
- a CDS encoding LIC_11366 family protein yields the protein MSRCIVILSFLVFLILFLPNKDLFAESSGIEVGMRYGVGERVPGRFDGDLKQFTSTFNPIIFSDVNLKGGKTTYLYEGFLRFLLDSRNRVGFFVGRNDWQILQLTEVTSDLYYTKLNSEIYSYHVMGMYHFSMPIWKNWEWESGLGMGFTSADWNVRGYSIGEPLPDTQYFNQKGRLRGSGLVYRAETAINHRLYENTFFQIGIGYHHIAIDKFSGNYNGETSSFYIRADGQVGVIDDTRIIDATVSTAQSFRRLDMNSGAWILYFSAFQRFLD from the coding sequence ATGTCAAGATGTATTGTAATCCTTTCGTTTCTCGTTTTTTTGATTTTGTTTCTTCCGAACAAGGATCTCTTTGCGGAGTCTTCTGGAATCGAAGTGGGAATGCGATATGGAGTTGGAGAAAGAGTTCCTGGTCGGTTTGATGGTGACCTCAAACAATTCACCTCTACTTTCAATCCTATTATTTTTTCCGATGTAAACCTAAAAGGTGGGAAAACAACATATCTCTATGAGGGATTTTTACGGTTCCTACTAGATTCTCGAAATCGTGTGGGTTTTTTTGTCGGAAGGAATGATTGGCAGATTCTACAACTAACTGAAGTTACAAGCGACTTATATTATACAAAACTTAATTCAGAAATATATTCCTATCACGTGATGGGAATGTATCATTTTTCAATGCCAATCTGGAAAAATTGGGAATGGGAAAGTGGCCTGGGAATGGGCTTTACATCTGCAGATTGGAATGTGCGAGGGTATTCCATAGGAGAGCCTCTTCCTGATACACAATATTTCAATCAAAAAGGTAGGCTTCGTGGGAGTGGACTTGTGTATCGTGCGGAAACTGCCATCAATCATAGGTTATACGAAAATACTTTTTTCCAAATTGGTATTGGTTACCACCACATTGCAATCGATAAATTCAGCGGGAATTATAACGGCGAAACATCAAGTTTTTATATTCGTGCCGATGGCCAAGTTGGTGTGATCGATGATACAAGAATCATCGATGCAACAGTGAGCACTGCACAATCGTTTCGAAGGTTGGATATGAATTCAGGTGCATGGATTTTGTATTTTTCAGCCTTCCAAAGGTTTTTAGATTGA
- the fliP gene encoding flagellar type III secretion system pore protein FliP (The bacterial flagellar biogenesis protein FliP forms a type III secretion system (T3SS)-type pore required for flagellar assembly.) — MRDRFFSFVKRHKSVIFLISILFLVSASGFAGLLAQDKGSRIPIPNLSFNVNEARGPKETSLSLMILFLVTILSLAPAIVMSVTSFTKVVIVFDFVRRALSLQNLPPNQVMMGLALFVTFFIMAPTIGKVNDEALQPYLNGKIDQSAFMEGSMKHLRQFMIRQLGKDGTKDVALFLKIGKVQNVKSFEDVPSYVLVPAFMLSEIKKAFIIGIYIFIPFIVIDLIVASALLAMGFMMLPPVMISLPLKLILFILIDGWNLLVLELVRSYK; from the coding sequence ATGAGAGATCGTTTTTTTTCCTTTGTAAAGAGACATAAATCAGTTATTTTTCTCATTAGTATTTTGTTTTTGGTATCGGCAAGTGGATTTGCAGGCTTACTCGCGCAGGACAAGGGTTCACGAATTCCAATTCCAAATTTGTCATTTAACGTAAATGAGGCGAGAGGGCCAAAAGAGACCAGTTTATCCCTTATGATCCTTTTCCTTGTTACGATCCTCTCGCTTGCTCCAGCGATTGTGATGAGCGTGACATCGTTTACAAAAGTAGTCATTGTGTTTGATTTTGTGAGAAGGGCACTATCACTTCAGAACCTTCCACCTAACCAGGTCATGATGGGGCTTGCCCTCTTTGTTACATTTTTTATCATGGCACCTACTATCGGTAAGGTGAATGATGAAGCTCTGCAACCTTATTTAAATGGGAAAATTGACCAGTCTGCTTTTATGGAAGGATCCATGAAACATCTGCGACAATTTATGATCCGTCAACTCGGTAAAGATGGAACAAAGGATGTGGCTCTCTTTTTGAAGATCGGAAAAGTGCAAAATGTAAAGTCATTTGAAGATGTCCCTTCTTATGTTTTAGTGCCCGCTTTTATGTTAAGTGAAATTAAAAAAGCGTTTATCATTGGTATTTATATCTTTATTCCATTCATCGTGATTGATCTGATTGTCGCTTCTGCCTTACTCGCAATGGGTTTTATGATGTTACCTCCGGTAATGATCTCTTTGCCATTGAAACTGATACTTTTTATCCTCATTGATGGATGGAACTTACTCGTTCTGGAACTCGTAAGGAGTTATAAATGA